Proteins encoded within one genomic window of Ranitomeya variabilis isolate aRanVar5 chromosome 4, aRanVar5.hap1, whole genome shotgun sequence:
- the LOC143766826 gene encoding uncharacterized protein LOC143766826 isoform X1, producing MMSHLGGAAQFSVGELLPPLGFPVCGSAGGVCAVLVLLHVSTISDPLSEDLLQKKIVLIYPSKMDMDRDKMAERILHLTLEILFRLTGEDYTVVKKTSSDRCQDPVSEGWGRPLSPITGPPPHLLIHEDINDQKILELTYKMIELLTGEVPIRCQDVAVYFSMEEWEYLEGHRDLYKNVIMEVPQPLTSPDLSSKRTTPERCPRPLPQDCNQEDPNAPQDHQGEDLTHINTTETHVRGDEWCKEKIPTYDYPADDCTRRSEGQLTSSIFKSDDLKILQETTEVIAVTPDISSSIHGKDLSSDPMKQVPSSDSLLTTKENQSHKRGIKKQTAAKANKSFSCSECGKCFTSKGNLVIHERTHTGEKPFSCSECGKCFTSKGHLVIHERTHTGEKPFSCSECGKCFKWKSYLVHHHGTHTGEKPFLCSECGKCFKGKMLLVSHQRTHTGEKPFSCSECGKCFNQKGNLYEHQRTHTGEKPFSCSECGKCFTYKGNLDEHQRTHTGEKPFSCSECGKCFKRKSDLVNHHRTHTGEKPFSCSECGKYFTNKSQFIRHQRTHTGEKPFSCSECGKCFNRKSDLVNHHRTHTGEKLFSCSECGKYFTNKSQFIRHQRTHTGEKPFSCSECGKCFNQKRNLVRHQSIHTEEKPFSCSECGKCFNQKGNLVRHQSSHTGEKPFTFS from the exons ATGATGTCACACCTGGGAGGAGCCGCACAGTTTAGTGTTGGAGAGCTCCTTCCACCCCTTGGGTTcccggtgtgcggctctgcaggtggagtctGCGCAGTCCTCGTCCTCCTCCAT gtctctacaatatcggatcctctcagtgaagatcttttaCAAAAGAAAAttgtcctgatttacccatcaaagatggatatggacagagacaagatggcggagaggatattacacctcaccctagagatcctcttccggcttactggagag gattacacagtggtgaagaagacctctagtgatcgctgtcaggaccctgtgtctgagggatggggaagacccctgagcccaatcacggggcctccacctcacctcctgatccatgaggacatcaatgaccagaagatcctagaactcacctacaagatgattgagctgctgactggagag gttcctataaggtgtcaggatgtcgctgtctatttctccatggaggagtgggagtatttagaaggacacagagatctgtacaagaacgtcataatggaggttccccagcccctcacatctccag atctatccagtaagaggacaacaccagagagatgtccccgtcctcttccacaggactgtaaccaagaagatcccaatgctcctcaggatcatcag ggtgaagatctgacccatattaatactacagagacacatgtgaggggggatgagtggtgtaaagagaagattcctacatatgactacccag cagatgactgtaccaggcgatcagagggacagctgacatcttcaatttttaaatctgatgatcttaaGATCCTACAAGAAacaactgaagtgattgctgttactccagatatatcatcatccattcacggcaaagatctgtcatctgatcctatgaaacaggtcccatcttctgattcattactgactactaaggaaaatcaaagtcacaaaagaggcattaaaaaacaaactgctgctAAAGCAaataagtcattttcatgttcagaatgtgggaaatgttttacctccaaagggaatcttgttatacatgaaagaactcacacaggagagaagcctttttcatgttcagaatgtgggaaatgttttacctccaaGGGGCATCTTGTTATACatgaaagaactcacacaggagagaagcctttttcatgttcagaatgtgggaaatgttttaaatggaaatcatATTTGGTTCATCACCatggaactcacacaggggagaagccttttttatgttcagaatgtgggaaatgttttaaaggtAAAATgcttcttgttagtcaccagagaactcacacaggggagaagcctttttcctgttctgaatgtgggaaatgttttaaccagaaaggaaaTCTTTatgaacaccaaagaactcacacaggagagaagcctttttcatgttcagaatgtgggaaatgttttacctacaaAGGGAATCTAGatgaacaccaaagaactcacacaggagagaagcctttttcatgttcagaatgtgggaaatgttttaaacgtaaatcagatttggttaatcaccatagaactcacacaggggagaagcctttttcctgttcagaatgtgggaaatattttaccaacaaatcACAATTTAttagacaccaaagaactcacacaggagagaagcctttttcatgttcagaatgtgggaaatgttttaaccgtaaatcagatttggttaatcaccatagaactcacacaggggagaagcttttttcctgttcagaatgtgggaaatattttaccaacaaatcACAATTTAttagacaccaaagaactcacacaggggagaagcctttttcctgttcagaatgtgggaaatgttttaaccagaaaaggaatcttgttagacatcagagcattcacacagaggagaagcctttttcctgttcagaatgtgggaaatgttttaaccagaaaggtaatcttgttagacatcagagcagtcacacaggggagaagccttttacattttcttaa
- the LOC143766826 gene encoding uncharacterized protein LOC143766826 isoform X2, whose protein sequence is MMSHLGGAAQFSVGELLPPLGFPVCGSAGGVCAVLVLLHVSTISDPLSEDLLQKKIVLIYPSKMDMDRDKMAERILHLTLEILFRLTGEDYTVVKKTSSDRCQDPVSEGWGRPLSPITGPPPHLLIHEDINDQKILELTYKMIELLTGEVPIRCQDVAVYFSMEEWEYLEGHRDLYKNVIMEVPQPLTSPDLSSKRTTPERCPRPLPQDCNQEDPNAPQDHQGEDLTHINTTETHVRGDEWCKEKIPTYDYPDDCTRRSEGQLTSSIFKSDDLKILQETTEVIAVTPDISSSIHGKDLSSDPMKQVPSSDSLLTTKENQSHKRGIKKQTAAKANKSFSCSECGKCFTSKGNLVIHERTHTGEKPFSCSECGKCFTSKGHLVIHERTHTGEKPFSCSECGKCFKWKSYLVHHHGTHTGEKPFLCSECGKCFKGKMLLVSHQRTHTGEKPFSCSECGKCFNQKGNLYEHQRTHTGEKPFSCSECGKCFTYKGNLDEHQRTHTGEKPFSCSECGKCFKRKSDLVNHHRTHTGEKPFSCSECGKYFTNKSQFIRHQRTHTGEKPFSCSECGKCFNRKSDLVNHHRTHTGEKLFSCSECGKYFTNKSQFIRHQRTHTGEKPFSCSECGKCFNQKRNLVRHQSIHTEEKPFSCSECGKCFNQKGNLVRHQSSHTGEKPFTFS, encoded by the exons ATGATGTCACACCTGGGAGGAGCCGCACAGTTTAGTGTTGGAGAGCTCCTTCCACCCCTTGGGTTcccggtgtgcggctctgcaggtggagtctGCGCAGTCCTCGTCCTCCTCCAT gtctctacaatatcggatcctctcagtgaagatcttttaCAAAAGAAAAttgtcctgatttacccatcaaagatggatatggacagagacaagatggcggagaggatattacacctcaccctagagatcctcttccggcttactggagag gattacacagtggtgaagaagacctctagtgatcgctgtcaggaccctgtgtctgagggatggggaagacccctgagcccaatcacggggcctccacctcacctcctgatccatgaggacatcaatgaccagaagatcctagaactcacctacaagatgattgagctgctgactggagag gttcctataaggtgtcaggatgtcgctgtctatttctccatggaggagtgggagtatttagaaggacacagagatctgtacaagaacgtcataatggaggttccccagcccctcacatctccag atctatccagtaagaggacaacaccagagagatgtccccgtcctcttccacaggactgtaaccaagaagatcccaatgctcctcaggatcatcag ggtgaagatctgacccatattaatactacagagacacatgtgaggggggatgagtggtgtaaagagaagattcctacatatgactacccag atgactgtaccaggcgatcagagggacagctgacatcttcaatttttaaatctgatgatcttaaGATCCTACAAGAAacaactgaagtgattgctgttactccagatatatcatcatccattcacggcaaagatctgtcatctgatcctatgaaacaggtcccatcttctgattcattactgactactaaggaaaatcaaagtcacaaaagaggcattaaaaaacaaactgctgctAAAGCAaataagtcattttcatgttcagaatgtgggaaatgttttacctccaaagggaatcttgttatacatgaaagaactcacacaggagagaagcctttttcatgttcagaatgtgggaaatgttttacctccaaGGGGCATCTTGTTATACatgaaagaactcacacaggagagaagcctttttcatgttcagaatgtgggaaatgttttaaatggaaatcatATTTGGTTCATCACCatggaactcacacaggggagaagccttttttatgttcagaatgtgggaaatgttttaaaggtAAAATgcttcttgttagtcaccagagaactcacacaggggagaagcctttttcctgttctgaatgtgggaaatgttttaaccagaaaggaaaTCTTTatgaacaccaaagaactcacacaggagagaagcctttttcatgttcagaatgtgggaaatgttttacctacaaAGGGAATCTAGatgaacaccaaagaactcacacaggagagaagcctttttcatgttcagaatgtgggaaatgttttaaacgtaaatcagatttggttaatcaccatagaactcacacaggggagaagcctttttcctgttcagaatgtgggaaatattttaccaacaaatcACAATTTAttagacaccaaagaactcacacaggagagaagcctttttcatgttcagaatgtgggaaatgttttaaccgtaaatcagatttggttaatcaccatagaactcacacaggggagaagcttttttcctgttcagaatgtgggaaatattttaccaacaaatcACAATTTAttagacaccaaagaactcacacaggggagaagcctttttcctgttcagaatgtgggaaatgttttaaccagaaaaggaatcttgttagacatcagagcattcacacagaggagaagcctttttcctgttcagaatgtgggaaatgttttaaccagaaaggtaatcttgttagacatcagagcagtcacacaggggagaagccttttacattttcttaa
- the LOC143766826 gene encoding uncharacterized protein LOC143766826 isoform X4 yields the protein MDMDRDKMAERILHLTLEILFRLTGEDYTVVKKTSSDRCQDPVSEGWGRPLSPITGPPPHLLIHEDINDQKILELTYKMIELLTGEVPIRCQDVAVYFSMEEWEYLEGHRDLYKNVIMEVPQPLTSPDLSSKRTTPERCPRPLPQDCNQEDPNAPQDHQGEDLTHINTTETHVRGDEWCKEKIPTYDYPDDCTRRSEGQLTSSIFKSDDLKILQETTEVIAVTPDISSSIHGKDLSSDPMKQVPSSDSLLTTKENQSHKRGIKKQTAAKANKSFSCSECGKCFTSKGNLVIHERTHTGEKPFSCSECGKCFTSKGHLVIHERTHTGEKPFSCSECGKCFKWKSYLVHHHGTHTGEKPFLCSECGKCFKGKMLLVSHQRTHTGEKPFSCSECGKCFNQKGNLYEHQRTHTGEKPFSCSECGKCFTYKGNLDEHQRTHTGEKPFSCSECGKCFKRKSDLVNHHRTHTGEKPFSCSECGKYFTNKSQFIRHQRTHTGEKPFSCSECGKCFNRKSDLVNHHRTHTGEKLFSCSECGKYFTNKSQFIRHQRTHTGEKPFSCSECGKCFNQKRNLVRHQSIHTEEKPFSCSECGKCFNQKGNLVRHQSSHTGEKPFTFS from the exons atggatatggacagagacaagatggcggagaggatattacacctcaccctagagatcctcttccggcttactggagag gattacacagtggtgaagaagacctctagtgatcgctgtcaggaccctgtgtctgagggatggggaagacccctgagcccaatcacggggcctccacctcacctcctgatccatgaggacatcaatgaccagaagatcctagaactcacctacaagatgattgagctgctgactggagag gttcctataaggtgtcaggatgtcgctgtctatttctccatggaggagtgggagtatttagaaggacacagagatctgtacaagaacgtcataatggaggttccccagcccctcacatctccag atctatccagtaagaggacaacaccagagagatgtccccgtcctcttccacaggactgtaaccaagaagatcccaatgctcctcaggatcatcag ggtgaagatctgacccatattaatactacagagacacatgtgaggggggatgagtggtgtaaagagaagattcctacatatgactacccag atgactgtaccaggcgatcagagggacagctgacatcttcaatttttaaatctgatgatcttaaGATCCTACAAGAAacaactgaagtgattgctgttactccagatatatcatcatccattcacggcaaagatctgtcatctgatcctatgaaacaggtcccatcttctgattcattactgactactaaggaaaatcaaagtcacaaaagaggcattaaaaaacaaactgctgctAAAGCAaataagtcattttcatgttcagaatgtgggaaatgttttacctccaaagggaatcttgttatacatgaaagaactcacacaggagagaagcctttttcatgttcagaatgtgggaaatgttttacctccaaGGGGCATCTTGTTATACatgaaagaactcacacaggagagaagcctttttcatgttcagaatgtgggaaatgttttaaatggaaatcatATTTGGTTCATCACCatggaactcacacaggggagaagccttttttatgttcagaatgtgggaaatgttttaaaggtAAAATgcttcttgttagtcaccagagaactcacacaggggagaagcctttttcctgttctgaatgtgggaaatgttttaaccagaaaggaaaTCTTTatgaacaccaaagaactcacacaggagagaagcctttttcatgttcagaatgtgggaaatgttttacctacaaAGGGAATCTAGatgaacaccaaagaactcacacaggagagaagcctttttcatgttcagaatgtgggaaatgttttaaacgtaaatcagatttggttaatcaccatagaactcacacaggggagaagcctttttcctgttcagaatgtgggaaatattttaccaacaaatcACAATTTAttagacaccaaagaactcacacaggagagaagcctttttcatgttcagaatgtgggaaatgttttaaccgtaaatcagatttggttaatcaccatagaactcacacaggggagaagcttttttcctgttcagaatgtgggaaatattttaccaacaaatcACAATTTAttagacaccaaagaactcacacaggggagaagcctttttcctgttcagaatgtgggaaatgttttaaccagaaaaggaatcttgttagacatcagagcattcacacagaggagaagcctttttcctgttcagaatgtgggaaatgttttaaccagaaaggtaatcttgttagacatcagagcagtcacacaggggagaagccttttacattttcttaa
- the LOC143766826 gene encoding uncharacterized protein LOC143766826 isoform X3 — protein MDMDRDKMAERILHLTLEILFRLTGEDYTVVKKTSSDRCQDPVSEGWGRPLSPITGPPPHLLIHEDINDQKILELTYKMIELLTGEVPIRCQDVAVYFSMEEWEYLEGHRDLYKNVIMEVPQPLTSPDLSSKRTTPERCPRPLPQDCNQEDPNAPQDHQGEDLTHINTTETHVRGDEWCKEKIPTYDYPADDCTRRSEGQLTSSIFKSDDLKILQETTEVIAVTPDISSSIHGKDLSSDPMKQVPSSDSLLTTKENQSHKRGIKKQTAAKANKSFSCSECGKCFTSKGNLVIHERTHTGEKPFSCSECGKCFTSKGHLVIHERTHTGEKPFSCSECGKCFKWKSYLVHHHGTHTGEKPFLCSECGKCFKGKMLLVSHQRTHTGEKPFSCSECGKCFNQKGNLYEHQRTHTGEKPFSCSECGKCFTYKGNLDEHQRTHTGEKPFSCSECGKCFKRKSDLVNHHRTHTGEKPFSCSECGKYFTNKSQFIRHQRTHTGEKPFSCSECGKCFNRKSDLVNHHRTHTGEKLFSCSECGKYFTNKSQFIRHQRTHTGEKPFSCSECGKCFNQKRNLVRHQSIHTEEKPFSCSECGKCFNQKGNLVRHQSSHTGEKPFTFS, from the exons atggatatggacagagacaagatggcggagaggatattacacctcaccctagagatcctcttccggcttactggagag gattacacagtggtgaagaagacctctagtgatcgctgtcaggaccctgtgtctgagggatggggaagacccctgagcccaatcacggggcctccacctcacctcctgatccatgaggacatcaatgaccagaagatcctagaactcacctacaagatgattgagctgctgactggagag gttcctataaggtgtcaggatgtcgctgtctatttctccatggaggagtgggagtatttagaaggacacagagatctgtacaagaacgtcataatggaggttccccagcccctcacatctccag atctatccagtaagaggacaacaccagagagatgtccccgtcctcttccacaggactgtaaccaagaagatcccaatgctcctcaggatcatcag ggtgaagatctgacccatattaatactacagagacacatgtgaggggggatgagtggtgtaaagagaagattcctacatatgactacccag cagatgactgtaccaggcgatcagagggacagctgacatcttcaatttttaaatctgatgatcttaaGATCCTACAAGAAacaactgaagtgattgctgttactccagatatatcatcatccattcacggcaaagatctgtcatctgatcctatgaaacaggtcccatcttctgattcattactgactactaaggaaaatcaaagtcacaaaagaggcattaaaaaacaaactgctgctAAAGCAaataagtcattttcatgttcagaatgtgggaaatgttttacctccaaagggaatcttgttatacatgaaagaactcacacaggagagaagcctttttcatgttcagaatgtgggaaatgttttacctccaaGGGGCATCTTGTTATACatgaaagaactcacacaggagagaagcctttttcatgttcagaatgtgggaaatgttttaaatggaaatcatATTTGGTTCATCACCatggaactcacacaggggagaagccttttttatgttcagaatgtgggaaatgttttaaaggtAAAATgcttcttgttagtcaccagagaactcacacaggggagaagcctttttcctgttctgaatgtgggaaatgttttaaccagaaaggaaaTCTTTatgaacaccaaagaactcacacaggagagaagcctttttcatgttcagaatgtgggaaatgttttacctacaaAGGGAATCTAGatgaacaccaaagaactcacacaggagagaagcctttttcatgttcagaatgtgggaaatgttttaaacgtaaatcagatttggttaatcaccatagaactcacacaggggagaagcctttttcctgttcagaatgtgggaaatattttaccaacaaatcACAATTTAttagacaccaaagaactcacacaggagagaagcctttttcatgttcagaatgtgggaaatgttttaaccgtaaatcagatttggttaatcaccatagaactcacacaggggagaagcttttttcctgttcagaatgtgggaaatattttaccaacaaatcACAATTTAttagacaccaaagaactcacacaggggagaagcctttttcctgttcagaatgtgggaaatgttttaaccagaaaaggaatcttgttagacatcagagcattcacacagaggagaagcctttttcctgttcagaatgtgggaaatgttttaaccagaaaggtaatcttgttagacatcagagcagtcacacaggggagaagccttttacattttcttaa